One region of uncultured Fusobacterium sp. genomic DNA includes:
- the folD gene encoding bifunctional methylenetetrahydrofolate dehydrogenase/methenyltetrahydrofolate cyclohydrolase FolD: MELDGKKLSKEIKEKIKVEVSSIKEKYGKTPGLAIVLVGENPASKIYVNSKIKGCSELGFESFAHFLPEDTKEEELLNVIEELNKDENVNGILVQLPLPKHIDEKKVIDKISLEKDVDGFKPENFGLLMLNDKKSIKPCTPAGIIEILKSYSIELEGKDVVILGRSNIVGKPMAGLMINEGATVTICNSKTKNLVEKTKKADIIVVAIGKAKFLTADMVKDDVVVIDVGINRTENGLFGDVDFEDVSKKASYITPVPGGVGPMTVAMLFHNTLRAFKNINNID, from the coding sequence ATAGAATTAGATGGGAAAAAATTATCTAAAGAGATAAAGGAAAAAATAAAAGTAGAAGTTTCTAGTATAAAAGAAAAATATGGGAAAACACCAGGATTAGCAATAGTATTAGTTGGAGAAAATCCAGCATCCAAAATATATGTTAATTCTAAAATAAAAGGGTGTAGTGAATTAGGATTTGAAAGTTTTGCTCATTTTTTACCTGAAGATACAAAGGAAGAGGAACTTTTAAATGTAATAGAAGAGTTAAATAAGGATGAAAATGTAAATGGAATACTTGTACAACTTCCACTACCAAAACATATAGATGAAAAAAAGGTAATTGATAAGATCTCTTTAGAAAAAGATGTAGATGGATTTAAACCAGAAAATTTTGGACTTTTGATGTTAAATGATAAAAAATCTATAAAACCTTGTACACCAGCTGGAATAATAGAAATACTAAAAAGTTATTCAATTGAGTTAGAGGGAAAAGATGTTGTCATTTTAGGAAGAAGTAATATAGTTGGAAAACCAATGGCTGGTCTTATGATAAATGAAGGAGCTACTGTAACTATATGTAATAGTAAAACTAAAAATTTAGTTGAAAAAACAAAAAAAGCAGATATAATAGTAGTGGCAATAGGAAAAGCTAAATTTTTAACTGCAGATATGGTAAAAGATGATGTAGTGGTTATTGATGTAGGAATAAATAGAACAGAAAATGGATTGTTTGGAGATGTAGATTTTGAAGATGTAAGTAAAAAAGCTTCATATATAACTCCAGTTCCAGGTGGAGTAGGACCAATGACTGTAGCGATGTTATTCCATAATACCTTAAGAGCTTTTAAAAATATTAATAATATTGATTAG
- a CDS encoding PTS sugar transporter subunit IIA gives MTNVIKITDYMSEDLISLDLKAKTKDEVLLELSKLMECSPNISNEGNTIYKALVEREKLGSTGIGKGVAIPHAKTEIAQKLTIAFGISKEKIDFRSIDNEKVNIFFVFASPNKDSQIYLKVLARISRLIRENSFRDGLLNCKNAHEIIEYINEKES, from the coding sequence ATGACTAATGTTATAAAAATAACTGATTATATGTCAGAAGATTTGATTTCTCTTGATTTAAAAGCAAAAACTAAAGATGAGGTCTTACTAGAACTTTCAAAACTTATGGAGTGTTCACCTAATATTTCAAATGAAGGAAATACAATATATAAAGCTCTTGTTGAGAGAGAAAAATTAGGAAGTACAGGAATCGGAAAGGGAGTAGCTATTCCCCATGCAAAAACTGAAATTGCTCAAAAATTAACAATTGCTTTTGGAATAAGTAAAGAAAAAATTGATTTTAGATCAATAGACAATGAAAAGGTAAATATATTTTTTGTTTTTGCATCTCCTAATAAAGATAGCCAAATATATTTAAAAGTTTTAGCTAGAATTTCACGTCTTATAAGAGAAAATAGCTTTAGAGATGGACTTTTAAATTGTAAAAATGCACATGAGATTATAGAGTATATTAATGAAAAAGAGAGTTGA
- a CDS encoding ACT domain-containing protein: MKKDEKREYYIVDKRILPNSIQSVIKVNDLVQHTKISKYEAIKKVGISRSTYYKYKDYIKPFFESGKDKVFSIHMSLVDKPGILASILNIIAGEDMNVLTIVQNIAVDGIAKSTISIQTTENMLRKIEGMLEKISEVDGVKDLRIIGSN, encoded by the coding sequence ATGAAAAAAGATGAAAAAAGAGAGTACTACATAGTAGATAAAAGAATTCTTCCAAATTCTATTCAAAGTGTAATTAAAGTAAATGATTTAGTTCAACATACTAAAATATCAAAATATGAAGCTATAAAAAAGGTGGGAATTAGTAGAAGTACTTATTATAAGTATAAAGATTATATAAAACCATTTTTTGAAAGTGGAAAAGATAAAGTTTTTAGTATTCATATGTCTTTAGTTGATAAACCAGGAATATTAGCTAGTATTTTGAATATAATTGCAGGGGAAGATATGAATGTACTAACAATAGTACAAAATATAGCAGTTGATGGAATAGCTAAATCAACTATCTCAATACAAACAACAGAAAATATGTTAAGAAAAATTGAGGGAATGCTAGAAAAAATATCTGAAGTAGATGGAGTAAAAGATTTAAGAATAATAGGAAGTAATTAA
- the dut gene encoding dUTP diphosphatase yields MEKVVVKVVIEEGVTLPKYETVGSAGMDVRANISEPIVLGSLDRVLVPTGIRMAIPEGYEVQVRPRSGLALKHGISMANAVGTIDSDYRGEIGVILINLSKDEYTIQPQERIGQLVLNKVAQIDFEVVSSLDETERGSGGFGHTGK; encoded by the coding sequence ATGGAAAAAGTTGTAGTTAAAGTTGTAATAGAAGAGGGAGTAACACTACCTAAATATGAAACAGTTGGATCAGCTGGAATGGATGTTAGAGCTAACATTTCTGAACCTATAGTTTTAGGATCTTTAGATAGAGTTTTAGTTCCAACTGGAATAAGAATGGCAATACCAGAAGGGTATGAAGTTCAAGTTAGACCTAGAAGTGGACTTGCTTTAAAACATGGAATTAGTATGGCTAATGCTGTGGGAACAATTGATAGCGATTATAGAGGAGAGATAGGAGTAATTCTTATTAATTTGAGTAAAGATGAATATACAATCCAACCTCAAGAAAGAATAGGACAACTTGTATTAAATAAAGTTGCACAAATAGATTTTGAAGTAGTAAGCTCTTTAGATGAAACAGAAAGAGGTAGTGGAGGATTTGGGCATACAGGAAAGTAA
- the mreC gene encoding rod shape-determining protein MreC, translating into MLRRKKNSKGSTKNKLLIVLFSIFLVFVLFKGIVNSGVEIISYVVFPIQRQIYKIGNFFKESSEAVVSYKAILEENRTLKNEYVKYDMLLMYNKELSEENERLREILKMKEEKKLNIKVAKVNFRNPNNIYERFYIDLGKKDGIKKNYIVLAGENLIGKIGKVYDDYSIVDMITGENYSVSSLTENNNLGIVRGSNEGDGTLYFEANTFQENISVGEKIYTSGISEIYPKGIYLGKVSEVIENGAEVLKSVKVESGIDILNLAEVLILMPADEKVKNK; encoded by the coding sequence ATGCTTAGAAGAAAAAAAAATTCCAAAGGAAGTACAAAAAATAAACTATTAATAGTACTGTTTTCTATTTTTTTAGTTTTTGTACTTTTTAAAGGAATTGTAAATTCAGGAGTAGAAATAATTAGTTATGTAGTTTTTCCAATTCAAAGACAGATATATAAGATAGGAAATTTCTTTAAGGAGAGTTCAGAGGCTGTTGTTAGTTATAAAGCTATACTTGAAGAAAATAGGACATTAAAAAATGAGTATGTAAAATATGATATGCTATTAATGTATAACAAAGAGCTTTCTGAAGAGAATGAAAGATTAAGAGAAATTCTAAAAATGAAAGAGGAAAAAAAATTAAATATAAAAGTTGCTAAAGTTAATTTTAGAAATCCTAATAATATTTATGAAAGATTTTATATTGATTTAGGAAAAAAAGATGGAATCAAAAAGAATTATATTGTTCTAGCAGGAGAAAATTTAATAGGAAAAATAGGAAAAGTATATGATGATTACTCTATAGTTGATATGATAACAGGTGAAAATTATAGTGTAAGTTCCCTTACAGAGAATAATAATTTAGGTATTGTTAGAGGAAGTAATGAAGGAGATGGAACACTATATTTTGAAGCTAATACTTTCCAAGAAAACATAAGCGTAGGAGAAAAGATATATACTTCTGGGATAAGTGAAATTTATCCTAAAGGTATTTATTTAGGAAAAGTTAGTGAAGTTATTGAAAATGGAGCTGAAGTTTTAAAAAGTGTAAAAGTTGAAAGTGGAATAGATATTTTAAATCTTGCTGAAGTTTTAATCTTAATGCCAGCTGATGAAAAGGTGAAAAATAAATGA
- the recO gene encoding DNA repair protein RecO — protein MINFITDNALVINKKDFGEADRYITVFTENFGRMSFLIKGVRKSKKRELSSVDILSLSNFNFYRKKDNYIVNNFTNLDSYLEIKENLGNLEIALYFLALLNKILVENNRKKSLYKITLKCLNFLKSSEDERKNFILIGYYLYYIIKDEGLKIGIEEGNYFSYESSTFFKEKKEYTVECSNEVKEIIKLFVLEKTKNIINGEYLLQNIKSVVSLLEKYINFHLGIDIKLKNYIMEG, from the coding sequence ATGATTAATTTTATAACAGATAATGCTCTTGTAATAAATAAGAAAGATTTTGGAGAAGCTGATAGATATATAACAGTTTTTACAGAAAATTTTGGAAGAATGAGTTTTCTTATTAAAGGAGTTCGTAAAAGTAAAAAAAGAGAGTTAAGTTCTGTAGATATTCTTTCTTTAAGTAATTTTAATTTTTATAGAAAAAAGGATAATTATATAGTAAATAATTTTACTAATTTAGATTCTTATTTAGAGATTAAAGAGAATTTAGGTAATTTAGAGATAGCATTATATTTTTTAGCTTTATTAAATAAAATTTTAGTGGAAAATAATAGAAAAAAATCTTTATACAAAATAACATTAAAATGTTTAAATTTTTTAAAGAGCAGTGAAGATGAAAGAAAAAATTTTATTTTAATAGGATATTATCTATATTATATAATTAAAGATGAAGGTTTAAAGATAGGAATAGAAGAGGGAAATTACTTTTCTTATGAAAGTTCTACATTTTTTAAAGAGAAAAAAGAATATACAGTAGAATGTTCTAATGAAGTAAAAGAGATAATTAAATTATTTGTTTTAGAAAAAACTAAAAATATAATAAATGGGGAGTATTTACTTCAAAATATAAAAAGTGTAGTTTCTCTTTTAGAAAAATACATTAATTTTCATTTAGGTATAGATATTAAATTAAAAAATTATATTATGGAGGGATAG
- the fmt gene encoding methionyl-tRNA formyltransferase, which yields MRILFMGTPEFAVPSLNILNSEHDIIGVFTKIDKPNMRGKKIKYTPVKEYALEHNIPVYQPNSLKNEETQNLIKNLNPDLIVVVAYGKILPKEIIDMPKYGVINVHSSLLPKYRGAAPINAALIHGEVESGVSIMYIAEELDAGDVILTVKTPISDEDTFLTLHDRLKELGAQGLIQAVRLIEKGEAPRIVQNHSEATFVKPFSKEDCRINWEKSEREIFNFVRGMNPFPSAFTTLDEKIFKIYAVEENFKKYDNGVCGEVVDLKKGKGVVVKTGNGSVILTQVKPENKKLLNGADIINGGILKVGDILK from the coding sequence ATGAGAATATTATTTATGGGAACACCAGAATTTGCAGTTCCCTCTTTAAACATATTAAATTCAGAACATGATATAATAGGAGTTTTTACTAAAATTGATAAACCTAATATGAGAGGAAAAAAAATTAAATATACTCCAGTAAAAGAGTATGCTCTTGAGCATAATATTCCTGTATATCAACCTAATAGTTTAAAGAATGAAGAAACTCAAAATTTAATAAAAAACTTAAATCCAGATTTAATAGTAGTTGTAGCTTATGGGAAAATACTACCAAAAGAGATAATAGATATGCCTAAATATGGAGTAATAAATGTTCACTCTTCTCTTTTACCTAAATATAGAGGTGCTGCTCCTATAAATGCAGCTTTAATTCATGGTGAAGTAGAGAGTGGAGTAAGTATAATGTATATAGCTGAGGAGTTAGATGCTGGAGATGTTATATTAACAGTAAAAACACCTATTAGTGATGAAGATACTTTCTTAACTTTACATGATAGATTAAAAGAGTTAGGGGCTCAAGGACTTATTCAAGCTGTGAGATTAATTGAAAAAGGAGAAGCTCCAAGAATAGTACAAAATCACTCTGAAGCAACTTTTGTAAAGCCATTTTCTAAAGAGGATTGTAGAATAAATTGGGAAAAAAGTGAAAGAGAAATTTTTAACTTTGTAAGAGGTATGAATCCATTTCCAAGTGCTTTTACTACTTTAGATGAAAAGATATTTAAAATTTATGCAGTAGAAGAAAATTTTAAAAAATATGATAATGGAGTTTGTGGAGAAGTAGTAGACTTAAAGAAAGGAAAAGGAGTAGTTGTAAAAACTGGTAATGGAAGTGTAATTTTAACACAAGTAAAACCTGAAAATAAAAAACTTTTAAATGGTGCTGATATTATAAATGGTGGAATTTTAAAAGTTGGAGATATACTAAAATAG
- the rodA gene encoding rod shape-determining protein RodA translates to MKSSRDIKLFFKKLKKMNNFLVLNALLIVTISISVIYSATISKNSSFYIKELIWAAIGIVAYFIVSLIDYRKYFKYYKVLYVLNIILLSSVLVLGVTRLGAQRWISLGPISIQPGEIGKVLVVITLAAFLTINYRERFMGLKSIFIVGLHIAPVLFLILKQPDLGTTLIIVMTCSVMIFMNNLDWKTIIILLLSGGAFVPFAYFFLLKDYQRQRVLTFLNPEADLLGSGWNVTQSMIAIGSGELYGKGFLNSTQSKLRFLPEAHTDFIVSVFLEERGFLGGVILFALYAFLIMQILYIADTTKDNFGKLICYGIGGIFFFHFVINVGMTMGIMPVTGKPLLLMSYGGTSLLISFIMLGIVQSVKIYRE, encoded by the coding sequence ATGAAAAGTAGTAGAGATATAAAGCTTTTTTTTAAAAAATTAAAAAAAATGAATAATTTTCTTGTTTTAAACGCTCTATTAATAGTAACTATAAGTATTTCAGTTATATATAGTGCTACTATTTCTAAAAATTCATCTTTTTATATTAAAGAGTTAATATGGGCAGCAATTGGAATAGTTGCATATTTTATAGTTTCTTTAATAGATTATAGAAAATATTTTAAATATTATAAGGTATTATATGTTTTAAATATAATTTTACTTTCTTCAGTATTAGTTTTAGGTGTTACTAGATTAGGTGCTCAAAGATGGATAAGTTTGGGACCAATAAGTATTCAACCAGGAGAGATAGGTAAAGTATTAGTAGTAATAACTTTAGCAGCTTTTTTAACAATAAATTATAGAGAAAGATTTATGGGATTAAAAAGTATATTTATAGTTGGTTTACATATTGCACCAGTACTTTTTTTAATACTTAAACAACCAGATTTAGGGACAACACTTATAATTGTAATGACATGTAGTGTAATGATATTTATGAATAATTTAGATTGGAAAACAATCATTATTTTATTATTAAGTGGAGGAGCATTTGTTCCATTTGCATATTTTTTTCTTTTAAAAGATTATCAAAGACAAAGAGTATTAACATTTTTAAATCCAGAGGCTGATCTTTTAGGAAGTGGTTGGAATGTAACTCAATCTATGATAGCTATAGGATCAGGAGAGTTATATGGAAAAGGTTTTTTAAATAGTACTCAAAGTAAATTAAGATTTCTTCCAGAAGCTCATACAGATTTTATAGTTTCAGTATTTTTAGAAGAGAGAGGATTTTTAGGTGGAGTAATTTTATTTGCTTTATATGCTTTTTTAATAATGCAAATACTATATATAGCAGATACTACTAAAGATAATTTTGGAAAACTTATTTGTTATGGAATAGGAGGAATTTTCTTTTTTCATTTTGTAATAAATGTAGGAATGACAATGGGAATAATGCCTGTTACTGGAAAACCATTACTTTTAATGAGTTATGGTGGAACCTCTTTACTAATAAGTTTTATAATGTTAGGAATAGTTCAAAGTGTAAAAATTTATAGAGAGTAG
- a CDS encoding RluA family pseudouridine synthase yields MEFLIDKEYEEVRLDKFLRKKLPTLPLTEIFKGIRVGKIKVNGKKSKENYRLQLNDVVKLFFKVEEDKKEDLTNTKISSLELEKIKKSIVYEDERVLIFNKGNNVVMHKGSGHEYGISEILKEYLKNPNFNFVNRIDKATSGLVIGAKSLVVTRELAEEIRERKVEKKYYILVEGRIRKKEFIIKSYLKKLEDRVVELEKYEEGAKESISFFKVLDYGKNCTLLEGTLGSGRTHQLRVQLSSMGHPIVGDIKYGKGKENFMFLFSHYLKIEKYGIEIDLPIPNEYKQRLQ; encoded by the coding sequence ATGGAATTTCTAATAGATAAAGAGTATGAAGAAGTAAGATTAGATAAATTTTTAAGAAAAAAATTACCTACTCTACCTTTAACAGAGATTTTTAAAGGGATAAGAGTAGGAAAAATAAAAGTTAATGGTAAAAAATCAAAAGAAAATTATAGACTTCAATTAAATGATGTGGTAAAATTATTTTTTAAAGTAGAAGAAGATAAAAAAGAAGATCTTACAAATACCAAAATAAGTTCTTTAGAATTGGAAAAAATAAAAAAATCTATAGTTTATGAAGATGAAAGAGTTTTGATTTTTAATAAGGGTAACAATGTAGTTATGCATAAGGGAAGTGGCCATGAATATGGTATTTCAGAAATTTTAAAAGAATATTTAAAAAATCCAAATTTCAACTTTGTAAATAGAATAGATAAGGCTACTTCAGGACTTGTTATAGGAGCAAAAAGCTTAGTAGTAACAAGAGAATTAGCTGAAGAGATTAGAGAGAGAAAAGTAGAGAAAAAATACTATATTTTAGTAGAAGGAAGAATTAGGAAAAAAGAGTTTATAATAAAAAGCTATTTGAAAAAATTAGAAGATAGAGTAGTAGAGTTAGAAAAATATGAAGAAGGTGCAAAAGAGAGTATCAGTTTTTTCAAAGTTTTAGATTATGGGAAAAATTGTACTTTATTAGAGGGAACTTTAGGAAGTGGACGTACTCATCAGTTGAGAGTACAACTTTCGTCAATGGGACATCCTATAGTTGGAGATATAAAATATGGTAAAGGAAAAGAAAATTTCATGTTTCTATTTTCTCATTATTTAAAAATAGAAAAATATGGAATAGAGATAGATTTACCAATACCTAATGAATATAAACAAAGGTTACAATAA
- the accB gene encoding acetyl-CoA carboxylase biotin carboxyl carrier protein, translating into MKIDVKIIKDLAENIEKFNLNEITLESEGVKLVLKKEKPVKVESIQVQQPVVQQHVNVVEESEVIEESKEHLGEDFILAPMVGTFYRASAPGNPNFVEEGDEVVLGETLCIIEAMKLMNEVKSTRKCKIVKILVEDGQIVKKGDKLFVIE; encoded by the coding sequence ATGAAAATAGATGTAAAAATTATAAAGGATTTAGCAGAAAATATAGAAAAGTTTAATCTGAATGAGATAACTTTAGAAAGTGAAGGAGTTAAGCTAGTTTTAAAGAAAGAAAAACCTGTAAAAGTTGAAAGTATTCAAGTTCAACAACCAGTAGTTCAACAACATGTAAATGTAGTAGAAGAAAGTGAAGTTATTGAAGAGAGTAAAGAACATCTTGGAGAAGACTTTATTTTAGCACCAATGGTTGGAACATTTTATAGAGCTTCAGCTCCAGGAAATCCTAATTTTGTAGAAGAGGGGGATGAAGTTGTTTTAGGAGAAACTTTATGTATAATTGAAGCAATGAAACTTATGAATGAAGTTAAATCAACAAGAAAATGTAAAATTGTTAAGATTTTAGTAGAAGATGGACAAATAGTTAAAAAAGGAGATAAATTATTTGTTATAGAATAA
- a CDS encoding NCS2 family permease has product MENSGVLEKLYDISGRGSTVKQEIIGGVTTFLAMSYIIFVNPSILGMTGMDKGALITVTCLTSALATIISGLWANSPFALAPGMGLNAFFTFTLVLGRGLPWETALGIVFMSGVFFFILSLGGIREKIAYAIPMPLKIAVGGGIGLFITFIGLINMGIVTANPATIVGIGEIKATTLIGIAGLITAIVLEIKQIKGGMLIGIIVSTVLGFITGNIALPEKVVSLPPSIAPIAGKLDIAGAFKLSLIGPIFSFMFVDLFDTLGTLISCSRQAGIIDKDGKIKGFGRMLYVDVFSTIVGSVLGTSTVTTYVESAAGVAVGAKTGLASVVTGLLFLFALLFSPLVAVVPGYATASALIIVGVYMFRQVKDLDFGDLKTLFPCFIIIIMMPLTYSISIGLSLGFLSYILIHLITGDFKKLNIPLIFIGALCLINLIV; this is encoded by the coding sequence ATGGAAAATTCAGGAGTTCTAGAGAAATTGTATGATATTTCAGGAAGAGGAAGTACAGTCAAACAGGAGATAATAGGAGGAGTAACTACATTTTTAGCAATGTCGTATATTATATTTGTAAACCCTTCTATCTTAGGAATGACAGGAATGGATAAGGGAGCTCTAATAACAGTAACTTGTTTAACTTCAGCGTTAGCAACAATTATTTCAGGACTTTGGGCAAACTCACCTTTTGCATTAGCACCAGGAATGGGATTAAATGCTTTCTTTACATTTACTTTAGTTTTGGGAAGAGGATTACCTTGGGAAACTGCTTTAGGAATTGTATTTATGTCAGGGGTATTTTTCTTTATTTTATCTTTAGGAGGAATTAGAGAGAAGATAGCTTATGCAATACCAATGCCACTAAAAATAGCTGTAGGTGGAGGAATAGGACTTTTTATAACATTTATAGGTCTTATTAATATGGGAATTGTAACTGCTAATCCTGCAACAATAGTTGGAATAGGAGAGATAAAAGCAACTACTCTAATAGGAATAGCAGGACTTATAACAGCTATAGTTTTAGAGATAAAACAAATAAAAGGTGGAATGTTAATTGGTATAATAGTTTCTACTGTATTAGGTTTTATAACAGGTAATATTGCTTTACCAGAAAAAGTTGTTTCTTTACCACCTAGTATAGCTCCAATAGCAGGAAAATTAGATATAGCTGGAGCCTTTAAATTATCATTAATTGGACCAATATTTTCTTTTATGTTTGTAGATTTATTTGATACATTAGGAACTTTAATTTCATGTTCAAGACAAGCAGGTATAATAGATAAAGATGGAAAAATTAAGGGATTTGGAAGAATGCTTTATGTGGATGTTTTCTCTACAATAGTAGGATCAGTTCTAGGAACAAGTACAGTTACAACTTATGTAGAATCAGCTGCTGGAGTTGCAGTAGGGGCTAAAACAGGATTAGCATCAGTAGTTACAGGATTATTATTCCTATTTGCTCTATTATTCTCTCCATTAGTTGCAGTTGTACCTGGATATGCTACAGCTTCAGCACTAATAATTGTTGGAGTATATATGTTTAGACAAGTAAAAGATCTAGATTTTGGAGACTTAAAAACTTTATTCCCTTGCTTCATCATTATAATTATGATGCCATTAACTTATAGTATTAGTATAGGATTAAGTTTAGGATTCTTAAGTTATATTTTAATTCACTTAATAACAGGAGACTTTAAAAAATTAAATATTCCATTAATATTTATAGGAGCTCTTTGTTTAATAAACTTAATAGTTTAA
- a CDS encoding M20/M25/M40 family metallo-hydrolase, whose protein sequence is MINKERLVENFINMAKISSPSLKEREVADYIKKQLEEIGLEVIEDNAGEKFNGNAGNVIGILRAPGKKKVLLSAHMDTVLPCDKVNPIIENGIIKSDGTTVLGGDDKAGIANIIEAIRVIKENNIEHPEIIVVCSIAEEIGLLGAKEFNIEKYSPDYSFILDSSGKPGAGIVQTPFSAKGTIKIIGKPAHAGIAPENGINALTVAAHAITKLRLGRIDSETTSNIGMVRGGEAVNIVMPEVTLHYEARSFSGEKLDNLLKETNDIFENISKEFGAQFENGVTKGYSGYHFNEDEEILSYFKKACENVGIEYSTKSTGGGSDSNVYNEKGFKALTLAIGMTKVHTKEEYIEIEDMVNTTKLVVELLKEIA, encoded by the coding sequence GTGATAAATAAAGAAAGATTAGTTGAAAATTTTATAAATATGGCAAAAATTTCATCACCATCTTTAAAAGAAAGAGAAGTGGCTGATTATATAAAGAAACAGTTAGAAGAGATTGGATTAGAAGTTATAGAAGATAATGCTGGAGAAAAATTTAATGGAAATGCAGGAAATGTAATTGGAATTTTAAGAGCTCCTGGAAAGAAAAAAGTACTATTAAGTGCTCATATGGATACTGTACTGCCTTGTGATAAAGTTAATCCAATTATTGAAAATGGAATTATAAAAAGTGATGGAACAACAGTTTTAGGTGGAGATGACAAAGCTGGAATAGCTAATATTATTGAGGCTATTAGAGTAATAAAAGAAAATAATATTGAACATCCAGAAATAATTGTAGTTTGTTCAATAGCTGAGGAGATAGGATTATTAGGAGCAAAAGAGTTTAATATAGAAAAATATTCTCCAGATTATTCATTTATATTAGATTCAAGTGGAAAACCTGGAGCAGGAATAGTACAAACACCATTTTCAGCAAAAGGAACAATAAAAATTATTGGAAAACCAGCTCATGCTGGAATAGCACCAGAAAATGGAATAAATGCACTTACAGTAGCGGCTCATGCTATTACTAAATTGAGATTAGGAAGAATAGATTCAGAAACAACTTCTAATATTGGAATGGTAAGAGGAGGAGAAGCAGTAAATATAGTTATGCCAGAAGTAACTTTACATTATGAAGCAAGAAGTTTCTCTGGAGAAAAATTAGATAATTTATTAAAAGAAACAAATGATATTTTTGAAAATATCTCTAAGGAGTTTGGAGCTCAATTTGAAAACGGTGTAACTAAAGGTTATTCAGGATATCATTTTAATGAAGATGAGGAAATATTAAGTTATTTTAAAAAGGCTTGTGAAAATGTTGGAATTGAATACAGCACAAAATCAACTGGTGGTGGAAGTGATTCAAACGTCTATAATGAAAAAGGGTTTAAAGCTTTAACTTTAGCTATTGGAATGACAAAAGTACATACTAAAGAAGAGTATATTGAAATAGAAGATATGGTAAATACTACAAAATTAGTAGTAGAACTATTAAAGGAAATAGCATAA
- the nrdR gene encoding transcriptional regulator NrdR, translated as MRCPFCNSEDTKVVDSRSFMDGFSIKRRRECIKCEKRFTTYEKIEEIPLYIVKKDNRREKYDRNKLMRGLVAATIKRNISREALETFVLEIEKSIQNSLRNEITSSELGEIVMKKLLEVDEVAYVRFVSVYKEFKDIESFIELVEKISKNRKGD; from the coding sequence ATGAGATGTCCATTCTGTAATTCAGAAGATACAAAAGTAGTAGATAGTCGTTCTTTTATGGATGGATTTTCAATAAAAAGACGTCGTGAATGTATAAAGTGTGAAAAGAGATTTACAACTTATGAAAAAATAGAGGAGATTCCATTATACATTGTAAAAAAAGATAATAGAAGAGAAAAATATGATAGAAATAAATTAATGAGAGGACTTGTAGCTGCTACTATAAAGAGAAATATCAGTAGAGAAGCTTTAGAAACTTTTGTATTAGAGATAGAAAAATCTATACAGAACTCTTTAAGAAATGAAATTACTAGTAGTGAATTAGGAGAAATAGTTATGAAAAAACTGCTTGAAGTAGATGAAGTAGCTTATGTAAGATTTGTTTCTGTATATAAAGAGTTTAAAGATATTGAGTCCTTTATAGAACTTGTAGAGAAAATAAGCAAAAATAGGAAAGGTGACTAG